In Huiozyma naganishii CBS 8797 chromosome 5, complete genome, the genomic window GAACAGTGCAAGATGATAATTTTGTTTGCAAGACTAAATCGTTTACTGGAAAAAATACACATCAATTTACATGAGAGTTTTGTAATGAATCAGGAAAATGAGGATATCGATTTTAGTTTTACCGTAGAATACATCAAAAGATTAATCATCAAGTACCAGAATGATCTAAATTCTATTTTAACGGAGATACCGAAATCGAGAGAGCGGATGTTGGCATTTTATTATTCTGTGGAGGCGTACTTGCACCAATTTACGTTAAACCActacttcaaaaacgtcaCGGACAAACAAAACTTAACCTCAGTACCAGAGAATGTCAGTATTGCTTTTGTGAACTGTTACCACTGTTGCTGTCAATCTCTGAAcgaatttttgaaattgcCCAATACATTAATTTCTTCATTACCTCTATTCCACATGTCTCGAATCATTTACATTGTGGGATTGctgattttgaaaatccGCTACAGCGTTGTTGCTCTACCTGTATTCCACCACCTAACTGAGTTAACAGATGGTAGTATTGACCTAGTGAAAAGAGTGACTCAAAAGTTGGAAGCAGTGTCCGAACTGTATCCGTATAACAACACGCTGTACAAATTTCAATATGTTATAGCCTTGTTTGGTCAAACATATGCTAACAAAGTGACTGACCTTGCCGGAAATGTCGAAAGCACGGATAGTGTCACTCAATTCAATGCGAACTTACTATCTACTCCTCCAACAATGAATGAAAGTACCTGTGTCAGTTCTACTGATCCAAGTGCATCCACAATAGGGAATGTAGACCCAGGTGTGGCCGGAGTACAGAATTCGTTTGATCCTTATCCGATTAGCGGTGTTTCGGGGCTACAGAAGGATGGCACTTTCCGTCCTTCAGATATACAAAATACGCCCCCCAGTGTGTCGAGTGACAACTTGACCGACTATTTAACCGATGTGAACTCCCTAGCTTGGGGGTACAATGCCTTGAATGATGAATTTTGGACCGATTTACTTTATAACAGTATATAGGGGATCTTAGACTACTTGATAATATTATATGCACCATAAATGCCGATGCGAGTAGCAAGTATCCATTACTAAACTAGCATCGGTTGCAAGACCGATTCCACTGCAGCGACGAACCGTCGGTTGTGAATTTTGCGGAATCCTTGGCCTTGAGTTTCGTCAGATGTAAAGGCAAAATCAACAGGAGATAGCCAGTTGTGTACTACGTACTTGACGTATACCTCAGAGTACAGGTGCTGGAGAACTTGACTGTAGTTCTGTTGCTTAAAATCGGTCAGCAGTAGAAACCAAAGTCCCGAAGCTGTTTTGAAGGCGTGCACTCTGAAGTTCCCCATCGTTATGCACTGGACGTTATTGGCCCCCATTGCCGGGTCCGCGATTTTATTTGTTATCGATTGGAGGGAGAACAGCATCCCATAGAGCAGCTTTGCTGTGTCATCGTTCTGTCTCGAGTTGAGGGTCCCAGACCGTGCCTCAGAAGGTATCGTCCACTCTCTATCAAACACACAATTGCAATGGCGGTCAAAGATCCAGAAGGAGTACACAGTCATGGTTTCTACTTCCCCTACGGCGCCTTCTTTGCATCTTCCGTGAagttcttttcaaaaggAAGAATATGTTAAACTGTTAATAATCAGCAAACACCTTGACAGGAATGGAGCGAACAAGGTAACAACCACATCAGAAATGCGTATATCAAGATTCACTACAAGAAATATTATATACCGTGGGTCTAGGGCGAGTAGCAGCCTTTTATCTGTCCCCTCACGGTCGATGGTTATGGCATTCGCGCAAGTGCGTACCGGCAACAGACCTTTATCGATAGACAAACAGATATATAACCGAAGGGAATTGTGTACTGACTCTGATAGTTCCAATTCGTCGCTTCAACAGAAATTCGACACCAAAGGGGAACAAGAGGTCTTTGCCCTTCTACTGAGCGAGTTGCAACCGATAGCACTCGAAGTCAAGGATGTCTCAGGCGGATGCGGGTCCATGTATTCCATCCGGGTACGGTCCGAGAAATTTAATAGCCTCACCACAGTCAAGCAACACATGCTCGTTAaccaaattttgaaagagcGTATACCTCAATGGCATGGACTGCAGCTGGTCACAGAGAAGGTCAAAAAGTAGGCGAGCATTCTAGGACTAAAGCATTATAGTCCACACCGATAAAGTACATATTTTATATAGAAACGGATCTCGTACGGCAGCCCCTGTAGATATTAAATTTAGTGCGAGTGAACCACTCCCCGCTCACCACACTGCTTGTTTCTTCAGCTCCTTCTGACCTGTCTCCTCTATTCTGGATCAAGACTTATTTTATCAAGTAAAAGCGTGGATCATTGTTACTTGACCACAAACATCGTCGGAAAAGCAACGAGAAAGTCGTCTACTCGACGTAAGGCAAAGAAAGTCAAATGGAACAGACCCTGCAACGTAATTCAAAGCTTGCAGAACCATTGGCGGAAGATCTGGAAGAACGGGTGCTATCGATGAGCTTAGAGGAGGGAAGTGACAGCTCTGGGACCAATTCCAATGCAGGTCACAACGTTGAAGTGCCCGAGAATACACATAGCTCTAGCCAACTGTTGGATAGGCAAACTCCGGATGGAAATGAGCTTGAAGATTACGAGAGCAGAGACGAGAGCAACCTCAAAAATCTAAGTGTACCGACATTGAAGGAACAGATGACTCCATGGCGACAGAATAACAGAGCCACTGCAAATACCGATGGAAGCCCAATTGAAAGGATGGATAAGGAAAGAGGTGGTTTTCCTTTCTTAGGGATGGACAAATTTAGTATCAAGCAAACTGTTAGTGACAAAGATTTATCCATTCTGCAGCATCAGCTGAGAAGTTCCAAACTCAGGATATCTTCCCTGGAAGAGATTGTGAAGGGGTTGAACACTGGAGAATTTAATATGACACTCTTTGATGCTCTTAGAAAACAAGAAGCACGACATGAAATTGACGTTCTTAAGACCAATCTGAGCAAGAAACAATCTGAGATTAGTGAGCTGGAAAAGCAATTAGAACTCTCCAAGGAAGAGTGTCAAAAGTTACGGCAGGATAATTTGGATACCGTTGAGATGGCTGAAGAACAGCTGAAAAATTGGGATGAAGTATCACACAAGGTGGATTTTTTAATAGCTGATATACTGCATAATGGTAGTCATTTTACAGAGCAGGAAGCCCAAGAGTTGAATGCCGCGAAGGAGCTCGGCCATGAATTAATAATACCTAAATTGAACGCTCTAGGAAAGGTTATTCACCAGTCACTGCCTCAAGAGGATGTTATAGCCAACAGCACTCAACTGGACGCCAAAAATTATATTACATCAGACGAACAAATTGGATCACAGATGGAAATTGAAATAGAACAATTACACAAAGGATACGAGGGATTTATCAGAGTTATCAGCACTAACTTGGATAAGTCGGCAATTTTAGAAGATGAATTAAAGCTGCAATTAGATAGACAGCAACAGCTCATCGATAAGATATACGCAGAAACAAGTATTGAAACGAAGAGGGACAAATCTCATATCAGTAACGTGAAAAGTTTACAGGAACTGATATCAACGTTGCAAAGAACGATCAGAGAAAAAGACCAAGAGATTGCCATGTCAGAAACTAAGTATCAACAGAGCGAGGGCGCAAAGAAACTAAAGTTACAGAATGCCAAATTGAATAAGGAGTTAGTCGATCTGAAGAACCTCGAAGAAACAAACCAGGCCAGATGGGAAGAGCTTGTTACACAATTAGAGGACGAACTGAGAGACTGTAATGCCGCGAACAGTAAACTTGCAGACATTATTAAGAGGATGTCGCAAGATATTTCCGGTTTGCAGCAAGCCAACGAAAGATTGACCAACGAAACTACGGACAGAATTGAGCAGGCAAAGGAAATTCAAAAGCTAGCCATAGAAAATGAGTCGTTACGGAGTGAAATTCGCAAACTAGAACTACCAAGGAAAACGTTTACCCAGCAAAGAGATTTGGAGTTCCACAATTTCCGACAAAGTCTTCTATTGCATCTTACGAACGTCTTCGAGGTCTTGAAAAGAGTCATCAAAAGACAGTCTATTGACCAATCGATGAAAAAGATCAGCACGATTCAACAATTTGAGGGCATCTCGAACTTAAGGAACGTCCAATCGAAATTTGAATCTCTCTACAACTTCATCGAAACGGCGCTCGATGCAGTGGTAGAATCCTATATGAATTTGGTGCTAGACAGATCAGATGAGTCATCGTACTCACGCCAAAACGATGAAAGTGATTCGTCCGATTACCAATTACGAGTAAAGGAGCTGCAGAGAAAGTGGCTGGCCGAACGAGAGCGCAGAAAACTAGATTCTAACGCAGCAGAGTTGAGAATACAGAATTTAGAGACAGAAGCGGAGCTTTTGAGGAACCAATTGAACGGCAGTCACCGCTCTTCTCGGTAGTGCACGGCAGTTACTCAATATtatgtttttgttcaaaattcgcacaaaaaaaaagatcaaCTGCAACTGACCTTGCAATACAACGCTGGACGAGGAAGGGCAGTTCGTCACTAAGGCATATGACCAGGGAGACGCTTACCGTTGTACTGTGTGGTGATGATGGTGTTGGTAAGACCAGTTTAGCTGTTACTTTGCTTAAGGATAAGTTTATCCCCAACCTGCAGGATGTGCTGATACCCGTTACGATACCGAGAGATTTTTCGTCTAGCCCCTACTCACCACAGAACACGTTACTGATAGATACGAATAACGAGGATCTAACCGCTTTACACAAGAGCTTGAAGCTGGCTGATGTGATATGGCTGGTGTACTCCGATCACGAGTCGTACGAGAGGATCTCGTTTCACTGGATGATGATGTTCAGATCCCTAGGTCTCAATATACCCGTTATCTTGTGTAAAAACAAGTGCGATAAGGATAAGAAGGACGGCTCTTTGCACAAGGTACGATCCTATTCTCACAGCGAGTCCATTACATCgataccaccaccaccggaAAACGATACCAAAGTGGAAGACGAAGAGTTTATCCCAATTCTTAtggaattcaaagaaatagATACTTGCATCAAAGCGTCGGCTAAGGCAAAATACAACGTTAACCAGGCCTTCTATCTTTGCCAGCGATCTATAACACATCCAATTGCCCCACTCTTCGACGCGAAACTCGGTGACCTCAAGCCACTGGCAAGAGAGGCCCTGGAACGgatctttcttttgtgCGACAATGACCAGGACAACTATCTGAACGATGAAGAGATCAATTTTTTACAACGAAAGTGCTTCCATAAAAGTATTGATATTAACGAATTAGAGTACATCAAACAAACGTTACTACACTACTCACGCGTAAACCATCCACGGTTTTCCAGTACTTATGGGTTATTTGTACCGGGGAAAGGCATAACGAAGGAAGGTTTTTTGGTGTTGAACAAATTATTCGCAGAAAAGGGTCGCCATGAAACAATATGGGGGATTCTGCGCGCCTTTAAATATACAGATTCGTTATCTTTGGAGCGGAATGTTCTGCACCCAAAAGTGAGCGTACCGAGTTCCAGTAGTGTAGAACTGAGCCCTAGAGGTTATCGGTTTTTGGTCGACCTATTTATAAAGTTTGATCATGATAATGACGGCGGGCTAGATGACGATGAACTACTGGCACTATTCAAGACCACACCAGGGTTACCGCAACTATGGTTGGAAACCAATTTCCCCTATTCCACTGTAGTGAATAAAAGGGGACATGTAACTTTACAAGGATGGTTAGCTCAGTGGACAATGACCACATTCTTAGATTACCGAATAACTACGGAATACCTGATCTACTTTGGATTTGAGCCAGACACTAAAACTGCACTACAATTCACAAAGCCAAGGAAATATAGAAGAAGGTCCGGCAAGTTGTATAGGTCACAAGTGATGGATCGCAGTGCCTTCAATTGCTTTGTCATAGGAAAAGCATTCAGTGGTAAGACCACGCTTCTGGACAGCTTTTTGAGCCAGCCGTTCACCGACGTTTACACCCCAACTACAAAACCCAAAATTGCTGTGAATAGTCTTGAACTAAAGGGAGGGAAACAGTACTACCTGATATTGCAAGAGTTTGGTAAAATGGAGCATGAAGTTTTGTCTAATAAAGAGAAACTACAGGAGTGTGATGTGCTATGTCTAACGTACGATTCAAGTGACCCCGACTCGTTTTCGTACTTGATTGGCTTATTGAATCAGCTCGAATACCTGAAGGATCTCCCAACTATAATTGTAGGTTTAAAGGCAGATCTAgacaaacagcagcaaagaTGTACAACTCAACCGGATGAATTTAGCGAGCGTCTGTACGTCAGTCATCCGTTACACATATCTTCCACATGGCTTGGTTCCTTAAATGAGCTCTTTGTCAAAATAACAGAGGCCGCCTTAGTCCCGGCAAACAATACACCAGACTTGCCAGAAGAATTTCGAAAGCCGATGACAGATATGGACTACAGACAAATGGCCGTGATTCTCGGCTCCACAGTGGGGTTCATGACTTTGTTGTCATTTACAGTGGTTaaactgttgaagaattcTAGAAATGATTAGTTGTGTAACTTGTTATGAATATTTAGTTGATATTTGCTCTACATATGCTAATTAGAGCATTGAAACCTAACCATTGCATTGCATTAAAGGAATTAAGGAACATCGCTACCAAAAAAGAAGTCATAGTCGAAAAGATCGAGCCCTCCAAAGAAGGCCGAATATTCTGTTGGCACAGCTTCTTCATTACCCTTCATATAATTGTTTAAGACACTGTTACTGCCCATATTACCACCTAAATTGGTGTTTCCATGGCTGAAGTTCTCAAGCGGACCCCTATCAGAATACGCCTGCCTTTGTACATTACCAGGATGCAGTTTATTAAAACCCTGGCTAGATAGGTTGCCGTTGTTACTCACATCATGAACATCCATGGGTTGCCCACTAGGTTTAGCTATTTTTCGTATGGTCCATAATATTAGTCTcattctatttttttttaatttgGTTTGAAAATCCAGATTCTGAGATAATGTTGCAGCAGAGGACAGCTTTTGTAGGTTATTCAAAGCCGAAATGTAACTGAAAGGTGCGAACATTTGAGAAGAGCGCGAGCCCACCCCAGGCTCTTCTTCCAATTTAAATTTAGATTCAAGAGACCCATTTCTGCATTCTCTCGAATCAGAGACGCCGTTTGGGTACTTTCTCTCAAAGAATATTCCTCCACCATCATTCTCGTTGTTCCCAGCAGAGTAATTAttattttccttttgcTTATCACCCGTAGGGGCAAATGTCGGTGACATAGAACTCATATACGTACCCTCCTTCTCCATAGGTTTAGCCATTGTTTCGAATATGTTGTGAACTTCCTGGCACAACTTTGTTAGGTCATTTATAGACATTTTATTCAAATGGtttctctgtttcaacTCTTTTACAAGATCCTCACCTTTATCCAGTTGAACACCTAGCGTCATTCTCAAGTTTTTCACAATACGAGAGTGCAGATTTTTGGTATGTGCCATTTTGTAGATACTCAACCACAATTTACCGATACTCACTCTCTGCAGTATGACATCGAAAACAGCAAATAGCTTGAAGATTGAAAAGTAGTTGAATCTGAGGTAtttggaggaaaaaatgTAGATGTATTGGAGCGAGCTTTCCAATTCACCTTGCAAAAAGGTGATACGCTCAAAATATGCGTTCAATTCTGCCGACTTCTCAGCGGGCATAGTATTTGCACCACCCTTCTTATTGTACCCTTGGTATGCAGCGAATACGGAGTCGCTGGCAGCATTTACTCTTAATATCATCCCAACCAAGCAAAACAATGCCGATGGCAAAGCCAGCTGAATAACCTTTGTGACGTTGTAATTCGTGGATTTATATACAAAGTCGGAATAACTGCCAGCAAAAAAGTCATTGAAGAATTTCACTAAATTTAAAGCGTCAACACACGTTTGGATAAAGTACTTGTAGTAATATGGCAAAAAACTTTCATCCTCTAGCACCTTAACCTCAAAATGAAGGAAAACTGCAACGGATGCTCGCAAGAACATCAGTTTGGCAATAATTCTGCTTTGCAAAGCATTCGAATTCTGAGTAgccaagaaattcaacTTGGATGCAATATCTTCCTGTGGGAACTTGGAACCCTtaccttttcttttcgtGGATTTATCCAATTCTAAGAGGGGGAAATTTTCTTCCACGAATATTTCAATCTTTTCTCTTGAAAGCTCTAGAAACCTTAACGAGAAGGTGTTATTATATGACATTGTCAAATTATCAAGGTCAGATAGAAGTAACGATAATTCCGCCCTCTTAACGGTGAATTCATGGATTTTCAGCAAGGTTTCATTATTCTCCCCAACGAGATCTCTAGACACCTTCTCCATATAATGCTTGACACTATTTGGGGCACTGGTGCTCAGAAACGAACACATCAAGTCAGATGCCAACAATGGGTGTCGGCCCTTGAGGGTAGACTCAAAAGAGCAAATACCAACCACCGAAACCCACAAGAGCCGTCTTTGGTTAAGTGATCTCTTATCCGATAAACTTGGATCTCTTAGTTGAGGGAAATCGTCAGGATCCCTATGCAACCCAATCGATGTGGAAAGCATCATGATGAGACTGGATATGATATCTGTAGGGTGCTCCAAGAAAAGATCACCCTCTTCCGGAGAAAACGCGAAGAACGaccatatatataacagGCATGTTATGATATTTTCGTTGGCGCAAGCACACCAGTTCTCCGATGCCAAGCATCTCTGGGCCAGAAGTATGGCATCGTTTGTTATCGGGTATCTACGCAATTCTTCGTTAGTGACATAAGTACTGTTGCCGCTATTGGTACGGGGATCATCGTCACTATGGATAATGTATCGTAATGAGATGTATGATAGTTTTAAGATCACCAGTAATGTGCTCAAGTTTTCGATTTTTTCTCTTAAATGTGTATTCCCTAGGTTTAACTTTATCTTTGTAGGATTTTCTGGATCAGGAAATAATGTTTTTTGAATGGACTCTTCGAACATCTCCCTTTGCAAGAAGGGCAAGTTGGGGAAGATGTATTCGCAGAAGTGGGTTTTGTATTTTTGAATCACTTCGAATGGAGGAAGAATCGTTTCGAACTCCTGAATGAAAGATTGCAACAACTCGCTGTACTCACCGCTGCAACGATCCTCCAAAAATTGGCGCCCAACGGTGTTGTAAAGCATAGACAAAATCATCCCAATCTTTAAATTGCGCGATGAGTTTGTGTTTTGTAATATTCTATCAGTGAAGTCGTCGATCCGTACACGCTGTTCTGGATCTGTACATTCGGCCATTAGCACgcttttcaatttcaggACGTTATCGCGTACCGAAGGCTGTGCCCTCGCGATGTTTGCGTTGGCTGTCAGAGCTGGTATCATTGTGTTTTGCGCCGGAGATATAAACACGGATGCAATGCATGATGCGATGAATTTGTCCTGAGTGATGACGTAATTTTCGGACAGTGGTTTGACATCGTGTTTCATAACTTTACTGAATATCAGCTTTGGATGTTCTTTGTAAAGGTTAATTTCGATATCGTCCAAGGAATCGTCGTCATTAGTCTCGATGTTTCGCGTCTTCGCAGTCACCTTATTGAACACATCGGTGGATACGTTTTGCTCCTCCATTGCCGTAAACgttctcttcttggtgATCTGATCCTGTTGCTGACCTAGCAGCTTCATTGCCTTGGTTTGCCAGTACTTGACATCTCTCTCGAGCTTCGCAATCGTGGCATCCTTATTCGGGATTCTCGGTCTCGGTTGCCTCTCCTCGTCGTAGACACACTTGATACCTTGTTTGAGACACCTTGTACATTCCGGCTTCTCTCTATCACACTTCATCTTCGATTTTCTGCAGTTCTGACAGACAAACGAGATCCTGTTCCTTTTCTTGAGCTGGATATTGCTAGAAGAGCTGCTACTAGAACTAGGGATGTCCGGGGTTATTTGGGGCGAATAAGACGGAGAAACCAAATCTCTTTGCCCGGCCCAGCCATCATTGACAAGGTTCATAGGTAGACACTTGGGTATGTATTACACGCGGATGAAGGAGCTAGACAGCTATAGCAGAGTACTATTTCAAGACAATGAACCCTCCTGATAGATAGGCAGGTACATTTATATACgggtatttttttttcactttttaAACAAGAATAAAGGACATAACAGCAATGGTAGTCACTAGACCAAcacaaaggaaaaaagaaattagAGTTGCCGCTGCGCTCTTTAACGACAACTGGAACTGGGGCAACAATTCAATTGaaagttttcttcaattcattcCGACCACTACCAATTTATTCGTTCACTGTTGCTCGAAAATTGGCCCTGTCTGCTTGTCTGGGGGAGAATTAAAACAACTTCTCCGGCAACTTTACttcctgttgctgttccaaaTTCCTGtcaaaagaaggaaagagaagagaaaatgTATGCCTAAGAAAGTCCCATAGCCGGATGCGGGGCATATCCCGTTTAAGACAGGGCTAATACTCCTACATATTGTGTAACAATGCTACAGTAAACCCGAGCCGGGCGATtattttgtatttttttgtgacAAAATAACGCCCAAGACAACACGAGTGGCCTAGAAAGAACTGCTGTTCGTTCCCGAGCGGCATTATTTTCCTAACGGAGGTTACGTTTCAAGTCAAGCGGTGCCCGTACGAGAGTACTGTGCCAAATTTGCCAAATAGGTCGTTGGTAATCACCTCCAAAGGCTCCAAAAATAggtttcttgaagaagtgaaaaaaaaattttcactaGTAATATACGTTTCGt contains:
- the BET5 gene encoding TRAPP subunit BET5 (similar to Saccharomyces cerevisiae BET5 (YML077W); ancestral locus Anc_4.345), which gives rise to MTVYSFWIFDRHCNCVFDREWTIPSEARSGTLNSRQNDDTAKLLYGMLFSLQSITNKIADPAMGANNVQCITMGNFRVHAFKTASGLWFLLLTDFKQQNYSQVLQHLYSEVYVKYVVHNWLSPVDFAFTSDETQGQGFRKIHNRRFVAAVESVLQPMLV
- the BOL3 gene encoding Bol3p (similar to Saccharomyces cerevisiae YAL046C; ancestral locus Anc_7.23); this translates as MAFAQVRTGNRPLSIDKQIYNRRELCTDSDSSNSSLQQKFDTKGEQEVFALLLSELQPIALEVKDVSGGCGSMYSIRVRSEKFNSLTTVKQHMLVNQILKERIPQWHGLQLVTEKVKK
- the SPC72 gene encoding gamma-tubulin complex subunit SPC72 (similar to Saccharomyces cerevisiae SPC72 (YAL047C); ancestral locus Anc_7.21); this translates as MEQTLQRNSKLAEPLAEDLEERVLSMSLEEGSDSSGTNSNAGHNVEVPENTHSSSQLLDRQTPDGNELEDYESRDESNLKNLSVPTLKEQMTPWRQNNRATANTDGSPIERMDKERGGFPFLGMDKFSIKQTVSDKDLSILQHQLRSSKLRISSLEEIVKGLNTGEFNMTLFDALRKQEARHEIDVLKTNLSKKQSEISELEKQLELSKEECQKLRQDNLDTVEMAEEQLKNWDEVSHKVDFLIADILHNGSHFTEQEAQELNAAKELGHELIIPKLNALGKVIHQSLPQEDVIANSTQLDAKNYITSDEQIGSQMEIEIEQLHKGYEGFIRVISTNLDKSAILEDELKLQLDRQQQLIDKIYAETSIETKRDKSHISNVKSLQELISTLQRTIREKDQEIAMSETKYQQSEGAKKLKLQNAKLNKELVDLKNLEETNQARWEELVTQLEDELRDCNAANSKLADIIKRMSQDISGLQQANERLTNETTDRIEQAKEIQKLAIENESLRSEIRKLELPRKTFTQQRDLEFHNFRQSLLLHLTNVFEVLKRVIKRQSIDQSMKKISTIQQFEGISNLRNVQSKFESLYNFIETALDAVVESYMNLVLDRSDESSYSRQNDESDSSDYQLRVKELQRKWLAERERRKLDSNAAELRIQNLETEAELLRNQLNGSHRSSR
- the GEM1 gene encoding ERMES complex Ca(2+)-binding regulatory GTPase GEM1 (similar to Saccharomyces cerevisiae GEM1 (YAL048C); ancestral locus Anc_7.19), translated to MTRETLTVVLCGDDGVGKTSLAVTLLKDKFIPNLQDVLIPVTIPRDFSSSPYSPQNTLLIDTNNEDLTALHKSLKLADVIWLVYSDHESYERISFHWMMMFRSLGLNIPVILCKNKCDKDKKDGSLHKVRSYSHSESITSIPPPPENDTKVEDEEFIPILMEFKEIDTCIKASAKAKYNVNQAFYLCQRSITHPIAPLFDAKLGDLKPLAREALERIFLLCDNDQDNYLNDEEINFLQRKCFHKSIDINELEYIKQTLLHYSRVNHPRFSSTYGLFVPGKGITKEGFLVLNKLFAEKGRHETIWGILRAFKYTDSLSLERNVLHPKVSVPSSSSVELSPRGYRFLVDLFIKFDHDNDGGLDDDELLALFKTTPGLPQLWLETNFPYSTVVNKRGHVTLQGWLAQWTMTTFLDYRITTEYLIYFGFEPDTKTALQFTKPRKYRRRSGKLYRSQVMDRSAFNCFVIGKAFSGKTTLLDSFLSQPFTDVYTPTTKPKIAVNSLELKGGKQYYLILQEFGKMEHEVLSNKEKLQECDVLCLTYDSSDPDSFSYLIGLLNQLEYLKDLPTIIVGLKADLDKQQQRCTTQPDEFSERLYVSHPLHISSTWLGSLNELFVKITEAALVPANNTPDLPEEFRKPMTDMDYRQMAVILGSTVGFMTLLSFTVVKLLKNSRND
- the OAF1 gene encoding oleate-activated transcription factor OAF1 (similar to Saccharomyces cerevisiae OAF1 (YAL051W) and PIP2 (YOR363C); ancestral locus Anc_7.17), encoding MNLVNDGWAGQRDLVSPSYSPQITPDIPSSSSSSSSNIQLKKRNRISFVCQNCRKSKMKCDREKPECTRCLKQGIKCVYDEERQPRPRIPNKDATIAKLERDVKYWQTKAMKLLGQQQDQITKKRTFTAMEEQNVSTDVFNKVTAKTRNIETNDDDSLDDIEINLYKEHPKLIFSKVMKHDVKPLSENYVITQDKFIASCIASVFISPAQNTMIPALTANANIARAQPSVRDNVLKLKSVLMAECTDPEQRVRIDDFTDRILQNTNSSRNLKIGMILSMLYNTVGRQFLEDRCSGEYSELLQSFIQEFETILPPFEVIQKYKTHFCEYIFPNLPFLQREMFEESIQKTLFPDPENPTKIKLNLGNTHLREKIENLSTLLVILKLSYISLRYIIHSDDDPRTNSGNSTYVTNEELRRYPITNDAILLAQRCLASENWCACANENIITCLLYIWSFFAFSPEEGDLFLEHPTDIISSLIMMLSTSIGLHRDPDDFPQLRDPSLSDKRSLNQRRLLWVSVVGICSFESTLKGRHPLLASDLMCSFLSTSAPNSVKHYMEKVSRDLVGENNETLLKIHEFTVKRAELSLLLSDLDNLTMSYNNTFSLRFLELSREKIEIFVEENFPLLELDKSTKRKGKGSKFPQEDIASKLNFLATQNSNALQSRIIAKLMFLRASVAVFLHFEVKVLEDESFLPYYYKYFIQTCVDALNLVKFFNDFFAGSYSDFVYKSTNYNVTKVIQLALPSALFCLVGMILRVNAASDSVFAAYQGYNKKGGANTMPAEKSAELNAYFERITFLQGELESSLQYIYIFSSKYLRFNYFSIFKLFAVFDVILQRVSIGKLWLSIYKMAHTKNLHSRIVKNLRMTLGVQLDKGEDLVKELKQRNHLNKMSINDLTKLCQEVHNIFETMAKPMEKEGTYMSSMSPTFAPTGDKQKENNNYSAGNNENDGGGIFFERKYPNGVSDSRECRNGSLESKFKLEEEPGVGSRSSQMFAPFSYISALNNLQKLSSAATLSQNLDFQTKLKKNRMRLILWTIRKIAKPSGQPMDVHDVSNNGNLSSQGFNKLHPGNVQRQAYSDRGPLENFSHGNTNLGGNMGSNSVLNNYMKGNEEAVPTEYSAFFGGLDLFDYDFFFGSDVP